One segment of Macrotis lagotis isolate mMagLag1 chromosome 1, bilby.v1.9.chrom.fasta, whole genome shotgun sequence DNA contains the following:
- the LOC141505804 gene encoding large ribosomal subunit protein uL5-like — MAQDQSEKENPMQELRIRKLCLNICVGESGDRLTRAVKVLEQLIGQTPVFSKARYTVRSFGIRRNEKITVHCTVHGAKDEEILEKGLKVQEYELRKNNFSDTGNFGFGIQEHIDLGIKYDPSIGIYGLDFYVVLGRPGFSIADKKCRTGCIGAKHRIGREEVMLWLQQKYDGIILPGK; from the coding sequence ATGGCACAAGATCAAAGTGAAAAGGAAAACCCCATGCAGGAACTGAGAATCCGAAAGCTCTGCCTCAACATCTGTGTTGGGGAGAGTGGGGACAGGCTGACCAGAGCAGTCAAAGTGTTGGAGCAGCTCATAGGCCAAACCCCAGTGTTCTCCAAAGCTCGCTATACTGTCAGGtcttttggaatcaggagaaacgAGAAGATCACAGTTCACTGCACAGTTCATGGGGCCAAAGATGAAGAGATTCTGGAGAAGGGACTGAAGGTACAAGAATATGAGTTAAGGAAAAATAACTTCTCAGATACTGGCAACTTTGGCTTTGGGATCCAAGAGCACATCGATCTGGGGATTAAATATGACCCAAGCATTGGTATCTATGGCTTGGACTTCTATGTGGTGCTGGGCAGACCCGGGTTCAGCATTGCAGACAAGAAATGTAGGACAGGCTGCATTGGGGCCAAACACAGAATTGGCAGAGAGGAAGTCATGCTCTGGTTGCAACAGAAGTATGATGGCATCATCCTTCCTGGCAAATAA